A region of Struthio camelus isolate bStrCam1 chromosome 30, bStrCam1.hap1, whole genome shotgun sequence DNA encodes the following proteins:
- the NTRK1 gene encoding high affinity nerve growth factor receptor, giving the protein MLPPPPAWLCLAALLLAPGSAEPCPAPCRCPGAGTLLCREPDTLGSLAGLLGARTFSDVVIENQRTLTTLTRADTRMLRDLRNLTIANSGLQHISVDAFQDTPRLSHVNLSSNALHSLSWKTFQHLPLQELILAGNPFNCSCGIRWLQLWQNGSRAELGNQSLGCWEGSVFVPLGSQHLRACEPPTVRIEHADAVLRQGDSVNLTCHIAAEPPAAGRWLLPDVGPEVPVVTELSDQEILLEIHNVSSSLNRKDITCRAENVAGPAEDSVVLNVTFPAVILLLQEAIPQHFWCIPFSVDGNPAPSVRWLFNGTALVEGPYIHTRIVEYEHNSTVLHGCLQLNRPTHVNNGNYTLIARNALGSATCTVQGRFMENPFSFNPEEPIPVSLSPLAPGNGSLEGPVETPDEHAFGVSVAVALAVCACLFLSVLLIGLNKCGRRSKFGVNRSAVLAREDDLAVSLHFMNLGSSPPSSAESKLEGLKSNFIENPQYFCDACVHHVQRRDIVLKWELGEGAFGKVFLAECYNLLPEQEKTLVAVKALKEATESARLDFQREAELLTVLQHEHVVKFYGVCTDGEPLVMVFEYMKHGDLNRFLRSHGPDAKILDNGNGQPYGQLTLSHMLQIATQIASGMVYLASLHFVHRDLATRNCLVGHNLVVKIGDFGMSRDIYSTDYYRVGGRTMLPIRWMPPESILYRKFTTESDIWSFGVVLWEIFTYGKQPWYQLSNTEAIECITQGRELERPRTCPSEVYAVMQSCWQREPQQRQSIKEIHSRLQALVKTPPVYLDILG; this is encoded by the exons atgctcccgccgccgcccgcctggctCTGCCTGGCCGCGCTGCTGCTGGCaccgggcagcgccgagccctgcccggcgccctgccgctgccccggcgccggcaCCCTGCTCTGCCGGGAGCCCGACACCCTGGGCAGCCTGGCCGGGCTCCTGGGCGCCCGCACCTTCAGCGACGT GGTCATCGAGAACCAGAGGACGCTGACGACCTTGACCCGGGCTGACACCAGGATGCTCCGGGACCTCAGGAACCT CACCATCGCCAATTCGGGGCTGCAGCACATCTCCGTGGATGCTTTCCAGGACACCCCCAGGCTGAGCCACGT GAACCTCTCGTCCAACGCGCTGCACAGCCTGTCCTGGAAGACCTTCCAGCATCTGCCGCTGCAGGAGCT cATCCTGGCGGGAAACCCCTTCAACTGCTCCTGCGGCATCCGCTGGCTGCAGCTCTGGCAGAACGGGAGCCGCGCCGAGCTGGGCAACCAGTCGCTGGGCTGCTGGGAGGGCAGCGTCTTCGTGCCCCTGGGCAGCCAGCACCTGCGCGCCTGCG AGCCCCCGACCGTCCGCATCGAGCACGCCGACGCGGTGCTGCGGCAAGGCGACAGCGTCAACCTCACGTGCCACATcgccgccgagccgccggccgcggggcgctggCTGCTCCCCGACGTGGGACCGGAGGTGCCCGTCGTCACCGAG CTCTCTGACCAGGAGATCCTCCTGGAGATCCACAACGTCTCCTCCAGCCTCAACCGCAAGGACATCACTTGCCGGGCGGAAAACGTGGCCGGGCCGGCGGAGGACAGCGTGGTCCTCAACGTCACCT TCCCGGCTGTgatcctgctgctgcaggaggccatCCCGCAACACTTCTGGTGCATCCCCTTCTCGGTGGACGGCAACCCGGCGCCCAGCGTCCGGTGGCTCTTCAACGGCACCGCCCTGGTCGAGGGACCCTACATCCACACCCGCATCGTGGAGTACGAGCACAACTCCACCGTGCTGCACGGCTGCCTCCAGCTCAACCGGCCCACGCACGTCAACAACGGCAACTACACCCTCATCGCCCGCAACGCCCTCGGCTCCGCCACCTGCACCGTCCAGGGCCGCTTCATGGAGAACCCCTTCAGCTTCAACCCCGAGGAGCCCATCCCCG TGTCTCTGTCGCCGCTGG CCCCAGGCAACGGCTCGCTGGAGGGACCCGTCGAGACGCCGGACGAGCACGCTTTCGGG gtCTCCGTGGCCGTCGCGCTGGCCGTGTGCgcctgcctcttcctctccgTCCTGCTGATCGGGCTCAACAAGTGCGGGCGCCGCTCCAAGTTCGGCGTTAACC gctcggccgtgctggcccgAGAGGACGACCTGGCCGTGTCCCTGCACTTCATGAACCTGGGCAGCAGCCCGCCGTCCTCGGCCGAGAGCAAGCTGGAGGGGCTGAAGAGCAACTTCATCGAGAACCCGCAGTACTTCTGCGACGCCT GCGTGCACCACGTGCAGCGGCGCGACATCGTGCTCAAGTGGGAGCTGGGCGAAGGCGCCTTCGGCAAGGTCTTCCTGGCCGAGTGCTACAACCTCCTGCCCGAGCAGGAGAAGACGCTGGTGGCCGTGAAG GCGCTGAAGGAGGCGACGGAGAGCGCCCGCCTGGACTTCCAGCGGGAAGCCGAGCTGCTGACGGTGCTGCAGCACGAGCACGTCGTCAAGTTTTACGGCGTCTGCACCGACGGCGAGCCCCTCGTCATGGTCTTCGAGTACATGAAGCACGGCGACCTCAACCGCTTCCTCCG gtCGCACGGTCCCGACGCCAAGATCCTGGACAACGGCAACGGGCAGCCCTACGGGCAGCTCACCCTCAGCCACATGCTGCAGATCGCCACGCAGATCGCCTCCGGCATGGTCTACCTGGCCTCCCTGCACTTCGTGCACCGCGACCTGGCCACCCGCAACTGCCTGGTGGGCCACAACCTGGTGGTGAAGATCGGGGACTTCGGCATGTCCCGAGACATCTACAGCACCGACTACTACCGG GTGGGCGGCCGGACCATGCTGCCCATCCGCTGGATGCCCCCCGAGAGCATCCTCTACCGCAAGTTCACCACCGAGAGCGATATCTGGAGCTTCGGCGTGGTGCTCTGGGAGATCTTCACCTACGGCAAGCAGCCCTGGTACCAGCTCTCCAACACCGAG GCCATCGAGTGCATCACGcagggccgggagctggagcggCCGCGGACGTGCCCCTCCGAGGTCTACGCCGTCatgcagagctgctggcagcgGGAGCCCCAGCAGCGCCAGAGCATCAAGGAGATCCACAGCCGGCTCCAGGCGCTCGTCAAGACCCCCCCTGTCTACCTGGACATCCTGGGCtga